From Draconibacterium halophilum, one genomic window encodes:
- a CDS encoding M3 family metallopeptidase has translation MKSIYLLAVIFLMNLGMVTAQTNPLLGDFNTPHDAAPFDKIENEHFMPAFEEAIKQGKADVEKIKNNPETPTFENTIVALDEVGRLLTRTAGIFFNLMSSETNDELQSIAQEVSPMLTAFQNDISLDPVLFERIKAVYNKKDELDLTTEQETLLENNYIGFVRSGANLSDADKEKFREYSTELSKLSLDFGENVLKETNNYQLNITDESKLAGMPEGALEAAAGKAKAKDKEGWIFDISMPSYLPVMKYADNRELRKELYMAYNTKSFKGDEFDNQKNVKRIAELRLEMAKLLGYTNYADYVLERRMAMNADGVYGLLNDLYEASYKVAKEEKAEIEAYARKNGFEGDLMPWDWSYYSEKLKVEKFDLNDEMLKPYFELSSVVDGVFGLATELFGITFKENKDIPVYNDEVTAYEVFDADGTFLSVFYTDFHPRPGKRGGAWMNDFKGQWMDNGVDSRPHVTIVMNFTRPTSSKPALLTFSEVETLMHEFGHALHGMLAKSTYSSLSGTNVYRDFVELPSQIMENWAVEKDFLDRFAKHYETGEPIPAELVQKIVASQNYLAGYLSIRQLSFGYLDMQWHTLEKPFEGDVKAFEVSAWKKTQIFPEIDGVCMSTQFGHLFAGGYAAGYYGYKWAEVLDADAFSVFKEKGLFNKEVAASFRKNILEKGGTEHPMILYKRFRGQEPKVDALLKRSGLL, from the coding sequence ATGAAGAGCATCTATTTATTAGCAGTAATTTTTTTAATGAATTTAGGAATGGTAACAGCACAAACAAATCCCTTACTCGGAGACTTTAATACACCGCACGATGCGGCACCTTTCGACAAAATTGAGAACGAGCATTTTATGCCGGCTTTCGAAGAAGCAATAAAACAAGGGAAGGCCGACGTTGAAAAAATTAAGAATAATCCGGAAACACCAACATTCGAAAACACCATCGTTGCGTTAGACGAGGTTGGCCGTTTGTTAACACGTACAGCAGGTATATTTTTTAATCTGATGAGTTCGGAAACCAACGACGAATTGCAGAGCATTGCACAAGAAGTATCGCCAATGCTTACTGCCTTTCAGAACGACATTTCGTTAGATCCGGTTCTTTTTGAACGCATTAAAGCAGTTTACAACAAAAAAGACGAGCTGGATTTAACCACCGAGCAAGAAACACTTCTGGAGAACAACTACATTGGTTTTGTTCGCAGCGGAGCAAATTTATCGGATGCCGATAAAGAGAAGTTCCGTGAGTACAGCACCGAGTTATCGAAATTAAGTCTCGATTTTGGTGAGAACGTATTAAAGGAAACCAATAATTACCAGCTCAATATCACCGACGAAAGCAAACTGGCCGGTATGCCGGAAGGCGCGTTGGAAGCTGCTGCCGGAAAAGCAAAAGCAAAAGACAAAGAAGGTTGGATTTTCGATATTTCGATGCCTAGCTATTTGCCGGTAATGAAATATGCCGACAACCGTGAATTGCGTAAAGAACTGTACATGGCGTACAATACCAAATCGTTTAAAGGCGATGAGTTTGATAACCAGAAAAATGTAAAACGTATTGCTGAGTTGCGTTTGGAAATGGCCAAGCTTTTGGGCTATACAAACTACGCCGATTACGTTTTGGAGCGCCGAATGGCAATGAATGCCGATGGTGTTTACGGCTTGCTTAACGATTTGTATGAAGCATCGTACAAAGTGGCAAAAGAGGAAAAAGCAGAGATTGAAGCATATGCCCGCAAGAATGGTTTTGAAGGCGATTTGATGCCTTGGGACTGGAGCTATTACAGCGAAAAGCTAAAGGTGGAGAAGTTTGATCTGAACGATGAAATGCTGAAACCTTATTTTGAATTAAGCAGTGTGGTTGACGGTGTTTTTGGTCTGGCAACCGAACTTTTTGGCATAACTTTTAAAGAAAATAAAGACATTCCGGTTTACAACGATGAGGTTACGGCCTACGAAGTTTTTGATGCCGACGGTACTTTCCTTTCGGTATTTTACACCGATTTTCACCCGCGCCCCGGAAAACGTGGAGGCGCCTGGATGAACGATTTTAAAGGCCAGTGGATGGATAATGGCGTTGATTCGCGTCCGCATGTAACCATTGTAATGAACTTTACCCGTCCGACTTCAAGCAAACCCGCGCTGCTAACGTTTAGCGAGGTGGAGACATTAATGCACGAATTTGGGCATGCTTTACACGGAATGCTGGCAAAATCAACTTATTCAAGTCTGTCGGGAACCAACGTATACCGCGACTTTGTTGAGCTTCCATCGCAAATAATGGAAAACTGGGCAGTTGAAAAAGACTTCCTCGATCGTTTTGCCAAACATTACGAAACCGGCGAGCCAATTCCTGCCGAGCTGGTTCAGAAAATCGTTGCCTCACAAAATTACCTGGCCGGTTATCTTTCAATTCGCCAGTTAAGTTTTGGTTATTTAGATATGCAATGGCATACACTTGAAAAACCTTTTGAAGGCGATGTAAAAGCCTTTGAAGTAAGTGCGTGGAAGAAAACGCAGATCTTCCCGGAAATCGATGGCGTTTGTATGAGTACACAATTCGGGCATTTGTTTGCCGGTGGTTATGCAGCAGGATATTACGGTTACAAATGGGCCGAAGTGCTGGATGCTGATGCATTTAGCGTGTTCAAAGAAAAAGGCTTGTTCAATAAAGAAGTGGCTGCCTCGTTCCGCAAAAACATTCTTGAAAAAGGAGGAACAGAGCACCCGATGATCCTTTACAAACGTTTCCGCGGACAGGAACCAAAGGTTGATGCACTGCTAAAGCGCAGCGGATTATTGTAA
- a CDS encoding nitroreductase family protein, translating into MIEILRNRRSIRKYTDQKIEPEKIELLKEAALRSPSSKNINPWEFIFVDDKMLIEKLKSCKPHGVAPLSTAPLAIVVCANETLNDVWVEDCSIASILLQLTAQSLDLGSCWVQIRKRMHDETISAEKYIQDLLNIRENFRVLSIVTVGYPEKWREGKPFDELQFEKIKINKM; encoded by the coding sequence ATGATCGAAATACTAAGAAACCGACGCAGCATTCGTAAATACACCGATCAGAAGATCGAACCCGAAAAAATAGAGTTATTAAAAGAGGCTGCTTTACGCTCGCCGTCATCAAAAAATATCAATCCCTGGGAGTTTATTTTTGTTGACGACAAAATGTTGATCGAGAAGCTAAAAAGCTGCAAGCCTCATGGTGTTGCACCACTTTCAACGGCACCGCTTGCCATTGTTGTTTGCGCCAACGAAACCCTTAACGATGTTTGGGTGGAAGATTGTTCCATAGCTTCTATTTTGTTACAACTAACCGCACAATCACTGGATTTGGGAAGTTGCTGGGTACAAATTAGAAAACGTATGCACGATGAAACAATTTCGGCGGAAAAGTACATTCAGGATTTGCTAAATATCCGTGAGAACTTCAGAGTGCTGAGCATTGTAACTGTTGGTTATCCTGAAAAGTGGAGAGAAGGCAAGCCATTTGATGAGCTGCAGTTTGAGAAGATAAAAATCAATAAGATGTAA
- a CDS encoding transglycosylase domain-containing protein, with protein sequence MSETKKSFKTYIIIFWSIVALGLVSAFFLFFLIAKGNLGFMPSFKELENPQNILATEIYFEDGPSIDKYFNQENRSYVNYENLPPHLINALIATEDVRFYDHSGIDFRGLIRVVKGIVIGDTSSGGGSTLSQQLAKMLFPRDGFSSSLELVLRKFKEWVIAVKLERSYTKEEIILMYLNKYDYLNNAVGIRSAADVYFNAQPDSLKLHQAAMLVGMAKNSSLYNPIRRPGMVLQRRNVVLAQMEKYGYITPEVADSAKLLPLDLEYNKVDYKLGPAPYFREYLRLALTAKKPERDNYASWQEQKYIEDLDEWENNPLYGWCNKNKKANGEPYNIYTDGLKIYTTLDSRMQKYAVEAVEQHLRYDLQPLFDGSMEGLNNPPFANNMGREEVENLLNREIRKSERYRVMNLAGKSFSEIKETFNEPVEMSVFEWSGEVDTLMTPMDSIKHYLRYFRSSFMAMDTESGKVKAYVGGPNYKHFMYDMVKGGKRQVGSTVKPFLYTLAMQNGLTPCTKVPYVSQQFQQWDGSIYEPKDADVDPEMDGKMVTLKWGLANSKNRISAWVLKQFNPQAVVDVMKRMGIYSPIEAVNSMFLGVSDVTLYEMVGAFNTYANLGVYTKPYFVTRIEDRHGNVIARFNPEKHEAIDEETAYLMLNLLEGVISPDGTGARLRGSNLWRERVTKEYGQFTMPIAGKTGTTQNHSDGWFIGTTPKLTAGVWTGADLRSIHFRTIGSGQGANMALPIWGYFYKKVLADESIGYKENKMEFKKPAEFNINLDCDELEKKNRTPEEFNDFF encoded by the coding sequence ATGAGCGAAACAAAAAAAAGCTTTAAAACATACATCATTATTTTTTGGTCGATCGTTGCCCTGGGGCTCGTTTCGGCTTTTTTCCTTTTCTTCCTGATAGCCAAGGGGAACCTGGGTTTTATGCCAAGTTTTAAGGAGCTGGAAAACCCACAAAATATTCTGGCAACGGAGATCTATTTTGAAGATGGTCCTTCCATTGATAAATATTTCAATCAGGAGAACCGCAGCTACGTAAACTACGAGAATCTGCCTCCACATTTAATAAACGCGTTGATTGCAACAGAGGATGTTCGTTTTTACGATCATTCGGGAATTGATTTTCGTGGACTAATTCGTGTTGTAAAAGGAATTGTTATCGGCGATACCAGCTCAGGCGGCGGAAGTACTTTAAGTCAACAGTTGGCAAAAATGCTTTTTCCGCGCGATGGTTTTTCAAGTAGCCTGGAGTTGGTACTGCGAAAATTTAAAGAGTGGGTGATAGCAGTAAAACTTGAGCGCAGTTACACCAAGGAAGAGATTATTCTGATGTACCTGAACAAATACGATTACCTGAACAACGCCGTTGGAATTCGTTCGGCAGCCGATGTTTATTTTAATGCTCAGCCGGATTCGCTGAAGCTTCACCAGGCCGCTATGCTGGTTGGAATGGCTAAAAACTCTTCGCTTTATAACCCTATTCGTCGCCCCGGCATGGTATTACAACGCCGAAATGTAGTGCTGGCTCAGATGGAAAAATATGGCTACATCACTCCCGAAGTTGCCGATTCTGCTAAACTACTCCCACTCGATCTGGAATATAATAAAGTTGATTACAAACTCGGACCGGCACCATATTTCCGCGAATACCTGCGTTTAGCGCTGACAGCCAAAAAACCGGAGCGCGATAATTATGCCTCGTGGCAAGAGCAAAAATACATTGAAGATCTGGATGAATGGGAAAACAATCCGCTATATGGCTGGTGTAACAAAAACAAAAAAGCCAATGGCGAACCTTACAATATTTACACCGATGGTTTAAAGATATACACAACGCTCGACTCGCGCATGCAAAAATATGCGGTTGAAGCCGTTGAGCAACATTTGCGTTACGACCTGCAGCCCCTGTTCGATGGAAGCATGGAGGGGCTAAACAATCCTCCTTTTGCCAATAACATGGGCCGCGAAGAGGTGGAAAACCTATTGAACCGGGAAATCCGAAAAAGCGAACGTTACCGGGTAATGAATCTAGCTGGCAAGAGCTTTTCGGAGATTAAGGAAACGTTTAACGAACCCGTTGAGATGTCTGTTTTTGAATGGAGTGGCGAAGTAGACACCTTGATGACTCCGATGGATTCAATAAAACATTACCTGCGCTATTTCCGCTCCTCGTTTATGGCTATGGACACCGAATCGGGGAAAGTAAAAGCATACGTTGGCGGCCCCAACTACAAGCATTTTATGTACGACATGGTAAAAGGTGGAAAACGCCAGGTTGGCTCTACTGTTAAACCATTTTTGTACACGCTCGCTATGCAAAACGGACTAACACCTTGCACAAAAGTGCCGTATGTAAGTCAACAATTTCAACAATGGGACGGCAGTATTTACGAACCCAAAGATGCTGATGTTGATCCGGAAATGGACGGAAAAATGGTCACTCTTAAATGGGGCCTTGCCAACTCTAAAAACCGTATTTCGGCCTGGGTATTAAAGCAGTTTAATCCACAAGCTGTGGTTGATGTGATGAAACGCATGGGTATTTATAGCCCGATTGAAGCTGTAAACTCCATGTTTTTAGGTGTTTCGGATGTAACACTTTACGAAATGGTTGGAGCATTCAATACCTATGCCAATTTAGGAGTTTACACCAAACCGTATTTTGTAACCCGAATTGAAGATCGACATGGTAATGTAATTGCCCGTTTTAATCCTGAAAAACATGAAGCTATTGACGAAGAAACAGCTTATTTAATGTTGAATTTGTTGGAAGGAGTAATAAGCCCAGATGGTACCGGAGCTCGTTTGCGTGGTTCAAATCTTTGGCGCGAAAGAGTAACAAAAGAGTATGGCCAATTTACCATGCCAATTGCCGGAAAAACAGGAACCACACAAAACCACTCCGATGGTTGGTTTATTGGTACAACACCAAAACTTACTGCCGGTGTTTGGACAGGCGCTGATTTGCGAAGTATACATTTCCGCACCATTGGATCGGGGCAGGGTGCAAACATGGCGCTGCCAATTTGGGGTTATTTCTACAAAAAAGTTTTGGCCGACGAATCTATCGGATACAAAGAAAACAAGATGGAGTTCAAAAAACCTGCTGAATTTAACATTAACCTCGATTGCGATGAACTGGAGAAAAAGAATAGAACTCCGGAAGAATTCAACGATTTCTTTTAA
- the topA gene encoding type I DNA topoisomerase: MHKNLVIVESPAKAKTIEGFLGDGYVVTSSMGHVRDLEKKDFGIDIENNYQPRYKVSSDKKKIVTELKKLAKEAETVWLASDEDREGEAIAWHLKEVLKLKDDKIKRIVFHEITKDAITRAVENPRDIDQHLVNAQQARRVLDRIVGFEVSPVLWKKVKPSLSAGRVQSVAVRLIVEREREIRNFNSETWFRVNGYFLVSDEKGNTTELKAELSKRFKTRDEANDFLEKCKTADFKVSDVVKKPGKRSPAQPFTTSTLQQEASRKLGFSVSQTMAVAQRLYESGKITYMRTDSVNLSGLAINTSKQKITELHGENYVKIRKFKNKSKGAQEAHEAIRPTYMENQTVDGSSQEQRLYELIWKRTIASQMADAILERTNVTIDVSNATEKFQATGEVIVFDGFLKVYIESTDDENTNGSGQSLIPPVHVNDPLEMTSVISTQRFSQRPPRFTEASLVKRLEELGIGRPSTYAPTITTVQNRNYVVKEERPGVERNYNVLTLKDGKIKEEEKTEITGAEKNKLFPTDIGIVVNDFLMDNFDEIMDYNFTANVEKEFDDIADGKRVWNEMIDKFYQPFHGKVEHALENAERSKGERILGVDPKTGKQVSVKIGRYGPLAQLGETSQEEDTEKPQFSSLRTGQHIETITLEEALDLFKLPRELGEYEDKKVTVAIGRFGPYVRHDNKFVSLGKEDDPYSVKLDRAIELIEAKREKDRKAVIKIFDEDAELQVLNGRWGPYIKHKKKNYKIPKTTKAEELTYDDCIKIIESAPEPKNRRGRKK; this comes from the coding sequence ATGCACAAAAACCTGGTTATAGTCGAGTCCCCTGCAAAGGCGAAAACAATAGAAGGATTTCTTGGAGATGGATACGTGGTGACCTCAAGCATGGGTCATGTTAGAGACCTGGAAAAGAAAGACTTCGGGATTGATATTGAGAACAATTATCAACCCAGATATAAAGTTTCTTCCGATAAGAAGAAAATAGTAACAGAACTGAAAAAGTTAGCAAAGGAGGCCGAAACGGTATGGCTGGCTTCCGATGAAGACCGCGAGGGAGAGGCAATAGCCTGGCACCTGAAAGAGGTGTTGAAGCTGAAAGATGATAAAATAAAACGAATTGTTTTTCACGAAATTACCAAAGATGCAATTACGCGTGCCGTTGAAAATCCAAGAGATATTGACCAGCATTTGGTAAATGCGCAACAGGCCCGTCGCGTGTTAGACCGCATTGTGGGTTTCGAGGTGTCGCCGGTTTTGTGGAAAAAAGTTAAACCATCGTTAAGTGCCGGAAGGGTGCAATCGGTAGCGGTTCGTTTAATTGTTGAACGCGAACGCGAAATCCGCAATTTTAACTCGGAAACCTGGTTTCGTGTAAACGGATACTTTTTAGTGTCGGATGAAAAAGGGAATACCACCGAATTAAAAGCAGAACTTTCAAAACGTTTTAAAACCCGCGATGAGGCTAATGATTTTCTCGAAAAGTGCAAAACTGCCGATTTTAAAGTAAGCGATGTGGTAAAAAAACCGGGGAAACGATCGCCGGCGCAACCATTTACAACATCTACCTTGCAGCAGGAAGCCAGTAGAAAGCTGGGATTTTCGGTGTCGCAAACAATGGCGGTTGCCCAGCGATTGTATGAAAGTGGTAAGATTACCTACATGCGTACCGACTCGGTGAACTTATCGGGGCTGGCTATAAATACTTCGAAACAAAAGATTACAGAGCTTCATGGTGAAAACTATGTGAAAATCAGGAAGTTCAAAAATAAATCTAAAGGAGCCCAGGAAGCGCACGAGGCTATTCGTCCTACCTATATGGAAAACCAAACGGTTGACGGATCGTCGCAGGAGCAGCGTTTGTACGAGTTGATCTGGAAGCGCACGATTGCTTCGCAAATGGCCGATGCAATTTTAGAACGTACCAATGTTACAATCGACGTGTCGAATGCAACGGAGAAATTTCAGGCAACCGGTGAGGTAATTGTTTTCGATGGTTTCCTGAAGGTTTACATTGAATCGACCGACGATGAAAATACAAACGGAAGTGGGCAATCGCTTATTCCGCCTGTGCATGTAAACGATCCTCTAGAGATGACGTCGGTAATTTCAACACAGCGTTTTTCGCAACGTCCGCCGCGTTTTACTGAAGCATCGTTGGTTAAACGTCTTGAAGAGCTGGGTATTGGCCGTCCGTCAACCTATGCGCCAACCATTACAACGGTTCAGAACAGAAACTACGTTGTAAAAGAGGAGCGTCCCGGAGTGGAACGGAATTATAACGTTCTTACGCTAAAAGACGGAAAAATTAAAGAGGAAGAAAAGACCGAGATTACCGGTGCTGAAAAAAATAAACTGTTCCCAACCGATATTGGTATTGTTGTTAACGATTTTCTCATGGATAATTTCGATGAGATAATGGATTACAACTTTACCGCAAATGTTGAAAAAGAATTTGATGATATTGCCGATGGGAAAAGAGTGTGGAACGAGATGATCGATAAATTTTATCAGCCGTTTCATGGCAAAGTGGAGCACGCCCTTGAAAATGCAGAGCGCTCAAAAGGAGAACGTATTCTGGGTGTCGATCCAAAAACGGGAAAACAAGTTTCGGTAAAAATCGGACGTTATGGCCCGTTGGCTCAACTTGGTGAAACTTCGCAGGAAGAAGATACTGAGAAACCACAGTTCTCAAGCTTGCGTACCGGTCAGCATATCGAAACAATTACGTTGGAAGAAGCACTTGATTTATTTAAACTTCCGCGCGAGCTGGGTGAATACGAAGACAAAAAGGTAACCGTTGCTATTGGTCGCTTTGGTCCGTATGTGCGTCACGATAATAAATTTGTTTCGCTCGGAAAAGAAGATGATCCATATTCGGTAAAGCTCGACAGGGCGATTGAATTGATTGAAGCCAAACGTGAAAAAGATCGTAAAGCAGTTATTAAGATATTTGATGAAGATGCAGAACTTCAGGTGCTTAATGGCAGATGGGGACCCTACATAAAGCATAAAAAGAAAAATTATAAGATACCAAAAACAACAAAGGCTGAGGAGCTAACTTACGATGATTGTATAAAGATCATTGAATCGGCTCCGGAGCCTAAAAACCGACGTGGTAGAAAAAAATAA
- a CDS encoding arginase family protein produces MNLFPYFDAVDFSQYVDNVPFAWKYSMGGTIEKNTHKLQEGRLKNIELAIVGVPFNSGHDDFERTATPDKLRKAFYRLADVRKLNIVDLGNLKASTSHKGNYLALRDVVDYLNELDIVTIILGGSQDYSYGVCQAFRSDPFFSLTAVDAFLDVKKGVESLSSTNYLSQVFKTMPDLFQFSLLAYQSHYVPDIYFEKTKGINAHLRLGKLRDNLSGAEPVLRNSDFLTFDMAAFKYSETANSLNLPNGLYADEACQLMKYAGASNRMKVFGLFGLNIDSETVELSVNLAAQLVWYFVQGYLIRDKRKPEQGDGFSTFSVEIPELSGPLVFCKNEDTGQLWVQVQAINNETLYFACSEKDYEAASGNEIPELWLKYVQKTDEILK; encoded by the coding sequence ATGAATTTGTTTCCCTACTTTGATGCGGTTGATTTTTCGCAGTATGTCGACAATGTGCCTTTTGCCTGGAAATATTCGATGGGTGGCACCATTGAAAAGAATACGCATAAACTTCAGGAAGGCCGTTTGAAAAACATTGAGCTGGCCATTGTTGGTGTTCCGTTTAACAGTGGGCACGATGATTTTGAAAGAACGGCAACACCAGATAAATTGCGTAAGGCATTTTATCGTTTAGCAGATGTTCGGAAACTAAACATTGTCGATCTTGGTAATTTAAAAGCATCAACCAGTCACAAGGGGAACTATCTGGCACTGCGCGATGTGGTTGATTATTTGAATGAATTAGACATTGTAACCATTATTTTAGGAGGAAGCCAGGATTACAGCTACGGTGTTTGTCAGGCTTTCAGGTCTGATCCTTTTTTCTCGTTAACTGCTGTTGATGCCTTTTTAGATGTTAAAAAGGGTGTTGAATCGTTAAGCTCAACAAATTACTTATCGCAGGTTTTTAAAACCATGCCCGATCTTTTTCAGTTTAGCTTGCTGGCTTATCAAAGTCATTATGTTCCCGATATTTATTTTGAGAAGACCAAGGGAATTAATGCTCATTTGCGGCTGGGGAAATTACGAGATAATTTAAGTGGTGCTGAACCCGTTCTCCGAAACAGTGACTTTTTAACTTTTGATATGGCGGCTTTTAAGTATTCCGAAACAGCAAATAGTTTAAATCTTCCGAATGGTTTATATGCCGACGAAGCCTGCCAGTTAATGAAATACGCCGGAGCAAGTAACCGAATGAAAGTATTCGGATTATTTGGATTAAATATTGATTCGGAAACGGTGGAGTTGTCCGTAAATCTGGCAGCACAACTGGTTTGGTATTTTGTTCAGGGCTACTTAATAAGAGACAAGCGAAAACCGGAGCAGGGCGATGGTTTCTCCACCTTTAGTGTGGAAATACCAGAATTATCAGGGCCTCTGGTATTTTGCAAAAACGAAGATACCGGGCAGTTGTGGGTTCAGGTTCAAGCCATAAATAACGAAACCTTATATTTTGCCTGTTCAGAAAAGGATTATGAAGCAGCCAGTGGCAACGAAATTCCTGAGTTATGGTTGAAATATGTGCAAAAAACCGATGAAATATTAAAATAA
- a CDS encoding PorP/SprF family type IX secretion system membrane protein — translation MRKAVSFLFIIMSVTIVTHGQQDPQYTNNMFYKLGVNPGYAGAEDAINGILLNRYQWSGFEGAPKTLVFSVDAAINAFGSPGGIGVNVISDEWGFYKNTWVNLNYSYKVTTALGTLGLGISPGIFNFNISPEWDVPQGEMYTPAESDPSVPNEEASQITFDVGFGAYLYTNKYYAGFSATHINQGEVMYDDVAVDFLARHYYFTGGYNIKLSDPLFEVRPSFLLKSDLASWQIDLNANVVYNDKFWGGISYRVQDAVALLMGMELFNGMRIGYSFDLVTSAIKSNGFASNEFFVSYSIDLERNRNQKYKSIRFL, via the coding sequence ATGAGAAAGGCTGTATCTTTTTTATTTATTATAATGTCGGTTACAATAGTTACTCACGGTCAGCAAGATCCTCAGTACACCAATAATATGTTTTATAAGTTGGGTGTAAACCCAGGGTATGCCGGTGCTGAAGATGCAATTAATGGCATATTGTTAAACCGTTATCAGTGGTCGGGATTCGAAGGAGCCCCAAAAACACTGGTTTTTAGCGTTGATGCAGCAATTAATGCTTTTGGTTCTCCAGGAGGGATTGGAGTAAACGTGATTAGCGATGAATGGGGGTTTTATAAAAATACGTGGGTGAACTTAAATTATTCATACAAGGTAACAACCGCATTAGGAACGTTAGGACTTGGTATTTCCCCCGGAATTTTTAATTTTAACATTAGTCCTGAATGGGACGTGCCGCAGGGAGAGATGTATACACCGGCTGAATCAGATCCTTCTGTTCCAAATGAAGAAGCCAGCCAGATTACATTCGATGTAGGTTTTGGTGCTTATTTGTACACCAATAAATATTATGCCGGGTTTTCGGCAACACATATCAATCAGGGAGAAGTAATGTACGACGATGTAGCGGTTGATTTTTTGGCTCGACACTATTATTTTACTGGCGGATACAATATTAAACTATCCGATCCGTTATTTGAGGTGCGGCCGTCGTTCTTGCTAAAGTCAGATTTGGCTTCGTGGCAGATCGATTTGAACGCAAACGTGGTCTATAACGATAAATTCTGGGGAGGAATATCGTACAGAGTGCAGGACGCGGTAGCACTACTTATGGGAATGGAACTGTTTAATGGAATGCGAATTGGATATTCGTTCGATTTAGTAACATCGGCAATAAAAAGCAATGGATTTGCCTCGAACGAATTTTTTGTAAGTTATTCGATTGATTTAGAGAGAAATCGTAACCAAAAATACAAGAGTATTAGATTTTTGTAA
- the porK gene encoding T9SS ring complex lipoprotein PorK/GldK has protein sequence MKKLLSIATVFLLALILSGCFGGGSGGNGELTGVQRRQRFKETQPLGMVYVRRGSFNIGPSDEDASRAGVPTRTVSQEPFWMDDTEITNNEYRQFVDYVKESMARRMLGDQYPEFLITEDRDGNIIDPPQINWDEKIDWEDPDMQMAMEDMYIPENERFFGKKSIDTRKLVYEYWWVDLNQAAKRSNSFNYETQRYEGNVYNIEGDLVPIENRSSFMMQDQVHVYPDTLCWIRDFTYSYNEPLATRYFWHPGFDEYPVVGVTWKQVNAFCNWRTKIQSDYLSERGEPTLMAYRLPTEVEWEYAARGGKDFSMYPWGGYYTRDEDGVFLANFKPLRGNYVEDGSIATIKVGSYDPNDYGLYDMSGNVSEWTSTAYDEAGYNYFSDLNPTFTYNARKDDPPVMKRKVIRGGSWKDIAQFVQVSNRNYEYQDTTKSYIGFRCVRSTFGEEF, from the coding sequence ATGAAAAAACTACTTTCAATTGCAACTGTATTCTTGCTTGCACTTATCCTATCCGGCTGCTTTGGTGGTGGCTCGGGAGGAAACGGAGAGTTGACAGGAGTACAACGAAGGCAGCGATTTAAAGAAACACAACCACTGGGAATGGTATATGTTCGTAGAGGGAGTTTCAATATCGGGCCAAGCGATGAGGACGCAAGTAGGGCCGGTGTTCCAACAAGAACGGTATCGCAAGAGCCATTTTGGATGGACGACACCGAGATTACCAATAATGAATATCGCCAGTTTGTTGACTATGTAAAGGAATCGATGGCACGTCGTATGTTAGGCGACCAGTATCCTGAATTCCTGATCACAGAAGACAGGGATGGGAATATCATCGATCCTCCACAAATCAACTGGGACGAAAAGATAGATTGGGAAGACCCTGATATGCAAATGGCCATGGAAGATATGTATATTCCTGAGAACGAACGTTTTTTTGGCAAAAAGAGCATTGATACCCGTAAACTGGTATACGAATATTGGTGGGTAGATTTGAATCAGGCGGCCAAAAGAAGTAACAGTTTTAACTACGAAACACAACGTTACGAAGGTAACGTGTACAATATTGAAGGTGATTTGGTGCCAATAGAAAACCGTTCATCGTTTATGATGCAAGATCAGGTTCATGTTTATCCTGATACACTTTGTTGGATCAGAGATTTTACCTATTCATACAACGAACCCCTGGCAACACGTTATTTCTGGCATCCGGGATTCGACGAATATCCGGTAGTGGGAGTAACCTGGAAACAAGTTAATGCTTTCTGTAACTGGCGAACAAAAATTCAATCTGATTACCTGTCAGAAAGAGGCGAGCCAACTTTGATGGCTTATCGTTTACCTACCGAAGTAGAGTGGGAGTATGCGGCCAGAGGAGGTAAAGATTTCTCGATGTATCCTTGGGGTGGTTATTACACCCGCGATGAAGACGGTGTATTTTTAGCTAACTTCAAGCCATTGCGTGGTAATTATGTAGAAGATGGTTCGATAGCAACCATAAAAGTAGGAAGTTACGATCCAAACGACTACGGACTATACGATATGTCCGGTAACGTTTCGGAATGGACAAGTACCGCATACGATGAAGCAGGATATAATTATTTCAGTGATTTAAACCCAACTTTTACATACAATGCCCGCAAGGATGATCCTCCCGTAATGAAGCGTAAAGTGATTAGAGGTGGTTCGTGGAAAGATATTGCTCAGTTTGTGCAGGTGTCAAACCGAAACTACGAATATCAGGACACAACCAAATCATACATTGGTTTCCGATGTGTTCGCTCTACATTTGGCGAAGAATTTTAG